Proteins from a single region of Fusobacterium gonidiaformans ATCC 25563:
- a CDS encoding YgiQ family radical SAM protein translates to MKFLPTTREEMKKLGWDTLDVLLISGDTYLDTSYNGSVLVGKWLVKHGFRVGIIAQPEVDSPVDITRLGEPNLFFAISGGCVDSMVANYTATKKRRQQDDFTPGGINNRRPDRAVLVYSNMIRRFFKGTKKKIVISGIESSLRRITHYDYWTNKLRKPILFDAKADILSYGMGEMSMLALARALQQNEDWTEIRGLSYLSKEPKENYLALPSHADCLASKDVFTKAFHQFYLNCDPITAKGLYQKCDDRYLIQNPPSLTYTEKEMDAIYSMEFARDVHPYYKAMGAVRALDTIRYSVTTHRGCYGECNFCAIAIHQGRTVMSRSQSSIVEEVTEMTKLPKFKGNISDVGGPTANMYSLECKKKLKLGSCPDRRCLYPKKCPSLQVNHRNQVDLLRKLKKIPKIKKIFIASGIRYDMILDDTQCGQMYLKELVQDHISGQMKIAPEHTEDSILSLMGKDGRSCLNEFKNQFYQLNQKLGKKQFLTYYLIAAHPGCREKEMVDLKRFASKELRVNPEQIQIFTPTPSTYSTLMYYTEKDPFTGKKLFVEKDNGKKQKQKDIVLDKKYRS, encoded by the coding sequence ATGAAATTTTTACCAACAACCCGAGAAGAAATGAAAAAATTGGGTTGGGATACATTAGATGTTTTATTGATTTCAGGAGACACCTATTTGGATACTTCTTATAATGGAAGTGTATTGGTTGGAAAATGGCTTGTGAAACATGGTTTTCGAGTTGGAATTATTGCTCAACCGGAAGTTGATAGTCCGGTGGATATTACACGTTTAGGAGAGCCGAATTTATTTTTTGCGATTTCCGGAGGTTGTGTGGACTCTATGGTAGCGAATTATACCGCTACCAAAAAGAGAAGGCAGCAAGATGATTTCACTCCGGGAGGAATCAATAACAGGAGACCTGACAGAGCGGTGCTAGTGTATTCTAATATGATAAGACGTTTTTTTAAAGGAACAAAAAAGAAAATTGTAATTAGTGGAATTGAGTCAAGTCTTCGAAGAATTACCCATTATGATTATTGGACGAATAAATTACGAAAGCCTATTTTATTTGATGCGAAAGCGGATATTTTATCTTATGGAATGGGTGAAATGTCGATGTTGGCTTTAGCAAGAGCTTTACAGCAGAATGAAGATTGGACAGAAATTCGAGGACTTTCATATCTGAGCAAAGAACCAAAAGAAAATTATTTAGCACTTCCTTCTCATGCAGATTGTCTTGCCAGCAAAGATGTTTTTACAAAGGCTTTTCATCAATTCTATTTGAATTGTGATCCGATTACTGCAAAGGGACTTTATCAAAAATGTGATGACCGATATTTAATACAAAATCCGCCATCGCTTACTTATACAGAAAAAGAAATGGATGCTATTTACTCGATGGAATTTGCAAGAGATGTACATCCTTATTATAAAGCGATGGGAGCGGTAAGGGCCTTAGATACGATTCGATACTCTGTGACAACACATCGAGGCTGTTATGGAGAATGTAATTTTTGTGCCATTGCCATTCATCAAGGAAGAACCGTGATGTCTAGAAGCCAATCTTCCATCGTGGAAGAAGTAACAGAGATGACAAAACTTCCAAAATTTAAAGGAAATATTTCAGATGTGGGAGGTCCTACAGCGAATATGTACTCTTTGGAATGTAAGAAAAAATTAAAGTTAGGTTCCTGTCCGGATAGACGTTGTCTATATCCTAAAAAATGTCCGTCTTTACAGGTAAATCATAGAAATCAAGTGGATTTATTACGAAAATTGAAAAAAATTCCAAAAATTAAAAAGATTTTTATTGCTTCCGGGATTCGTTATGATATGATTTTGGACGATACACAGTGTGGTCAAATGTATTTAAAAGAATTGGTACAAGATCATATTTCAGGTCAAATGAAAATAGCTCCGGAACATACGGAAGATAGTATCTTATCTCTGATGGGAAAAGATGGACGCTCTTGTTTGAATGAGTTTAAAAATCAATTTTATCAGTTAAATCAAAAGTTAGGGAAAAAACAATTTCTAACCTATTATTTAATTGCAGCTCATCCGGGATGTAGAGAAAAAGAAATGGTAGATTTAAAAAGATTTGCTTCCAAAGAATTGAGAGTAAATCCGGAGCAAATTCAAATTTTTACCCCAACACCGTCTACCTATTCTACTTTGATGTATTATACGGAGAAAGATCCGTTTACAGGGAAAAAATTATTTGTGGAAAAAGATAATGGAAAGAAACAGAAACAGAAAGATATTGTGCTTGATAAGAAATATAGGAGTTGA
- a CDS encoding S41 family peptidase, whose amino-acid sequence MKIVNKYMILFLLISSLCFAKEKNRVGFLTNLKELKEISDIMDIVNENYVDTGDHKFSRKTLMQGALKGMVESLEDPHSTYFTKAELESFEEDVRGKYVGVGMVVQKKANEALTVVSPIEDAPAFKVGIRPRDKVVSIGGVSTYNLTTEECVKKLKGKAGTSIAIKVQREGREKLLDFTLKRETIQLKYVKHRMLDSKIGYLRLTQFGENIYPDLRKALEDLQAKGMKALVFDLRSNPGGALDQAIKVSSMFLKDGKVVSVKGRDGKEKISKREGKYYGDFPLVILVNGGSASASEIVAGAIKDNKRGMLVGEKTFGKGSVQTLLPLPDGDGIKITIAKYYTPSGVSIHGKGIEPDVPVEDKDYYLLFDGTITNVDEKENKASKKKLIQEIKGTKEAKKVDTHKDIQLNVAKGILEGILVGKGREKK is encoded by the coding sequence ATGAAGATCGTTAATAAGTATATGATTCTTTTTTTGTTAATATCTAGTCTTTGTTTTGCAAAAGAAAAAAATCGAGTTGGATTTTTGACAAATTTAAAAGAATTAAAAGAAATATCAGATATTATGGATATTGTGAATGAGAATTATGTTGATACAGGAGACCATAAATTTTCAAGAAAAACTTTAATGCAAGGAGCCTTAAAAGGAATGGTGGAATCTTTGGAAGATCCTCACTCTACTTACTTTACAAAAGCAGAGTTAGAGAGTTTTGAAGAAGATGTTCGGGGAAAATATGTTGGAGTGGGAATGGTTGTTCAAAAGAAAGCCAATGAAGCATTAACTGTCGTTTCTCCTATAGAAGATGCACCGGCTTTTAAAGTAGGGATTCGCCCTAGGGATAAAGTCGTATCCATTGGAGGAGTTTCTACTTATAATTTGACAACGGAAGAATGTGTGAAAAAATTAAAAGGAAAAGCAGGAACTTCGATTGCAATTAAAGTTCAAAGAGAAGGAAGAGAGAAATTACTGGATTTTACATTAAAGAGAGAGACGATACAACTAAAATATGTAAAACATAGAATGTTAGATAGTAAAATTGGATATTTACGTTTGACACAATTTGGAGAAAATATTTATCCGGATTTGAGAAAAGCTTTGGAAGATTTACAAGCAAAAGGAATGAAAGCTTTGGTGTTTGATTTAAGAAGTAATCCTGGGGGAGCTTTAGATCAAGCTATTAAAGTATCTTCTATGTTCTTAAAAGATGGAAAAGTAGTCAGTGTCAAAGGAAGAGATGGAAAAGAAAAAATTTCTAAAAGGGAAGGAAAGTATTATGGAGACTTTCCTCTTGTAATTTTAGTAAATGGAGGAAGTGCTTCTGCATCGGAAATTGTAGCAGGAGCGATTAAGGATAATAAAAGAGGTATGCTAGTTGGAGAAAAAACCTTTGGAAAGGGAAGTGTACAAACCTTATTACCTTTACCGGATGGGGATGGAATTAAAATTACCATTGCCAAGTATTACACTCCTAGTGGAGTTTCTATTCATGGAAAAGGAATCGAACCGGATGTTCCGGTAGAAGATAAAGATTATTATCTATTATTTGATGGAACAATTACGAATGTAGATGAGAAAGAAAATAAAGCAAGCAAAAAGAAATTGATTCAAGAAATTAAGGGGACAAAAGAGGCAAAAAAAGTGGATACTCATAAGGATATTCAATTAAATGTAGCAAAGGGTATTTTAGAGGGAATTTTAGTTGGAAAAGGAAGGGAGAAAAAATAA
- the rsmI gene encoding 16S rRNA (cytidine(1402)-2'-O)-methyltransferase: MLYIVATPIGNLEDMTFRAVRILKEVEYIFAEDTRVTRKLLQHYEISTKLDRYDEFTKMKRIPDIIKLLEEGKNIALVTDAGTPCISDPGYELVDAALQAGIQVSPIPGASALTASTSVAGISLRRFCFEGFLPKKKGRQTLFKSLLEEERPIIIYESPFRLIKTLKDIENYLGNREVVIVREITKIYEEILRGRTKELLEKLENKTIKGEIVLIIKGVNDDVDDRD; encoded by the coding sequence ATGCTGTATATTGTAGCAACTCCAATAGGGAATTTAGAAGATATGACTTTTCGAGCCGTAAGAATTCTAAAGGAAGTTGAATATATTTTTGCGGAAGATACAAGAGTTACTCGAAAATTGTTACAACATTATGAAATTTCTACCAAACTAGACCGTTATGATGAATTTACAAAAATGAAGAGAATTCCTGATATTATAAAATTATTAGAAGAAGGGAAAAATATTGCTTTAGTGACAGATGCAGGGACTCCTTGTATTTCTGATCCGGGATATGAATTAGTGGATGCTGCTTTACAAGCAGGAATTCAAGTGAGTCCTATTCCGGGAGCAAGTGCTTTGACTGCTTCTACTTCTGTCGCCGGAATTAGTTTAAGAAGATTTTGCTTTGAGGGTTTTTTACCCAAGAAAAAAGGAAGGCAAACTTTGTTTAAGAGTTTATTAGAGGAAGAAAGACCTATCATCATATACGAATCTCCTTTCCGACTTATCAAAACATTAAAAGATATTGAAAATTATTTAGGAAACCGAGAAGTGGTCATTGTTCGTGAAATTACAAAAATTTATGAAGAAATTTTACGAGGAAGGACGAAAGAATTATTAGAAAAATTAGAAAATAAAACAATCAAAGGGGAGATTGTTTTAATCATTAAGGGTGTGAATGACGATGTCGATGACAGAGATTAA
- a CDS encoding flavodoxin, with the protein MNKIGIFYGTSGSTTLGIVDELEFQLRKENYQTYNVKDGIEAMKDYDNLILVTPTYGVGELQPHWQKQYETLSKMDFHGKVVGLIGLGNQFAFGESFVGALRVLYDVIIKNGGKVVGFVSDKEYSHEETTSVIDGNFVGLPIDEINQGSKTPQRIISWLEVVKKEMK; encoded by the coding sequence ATGAACAAAATAGGAATTTTTTATGGAACAAGTGGAAGTACTACACTAGGAATTGTCGATGAATTAGAATTTCAATTACGAAAGGAAAATTATCAAACATACAATGTAAAAGATGGAATTGAGGCAATGAAAGACTATGATAATTTAATCTTAGTCACTCCAACCTATGGAGTAGGAGAATTGCAACCACATTGGCAAAAACAATATGAAACGCTTTCTAAGATGGATTTTCACGGTAAAGTAGTTGGTTTAATCGGTTTAGGAAATCAATTCGCTTTTGGAGAATCTTTTGTAGGAGCTCTTAGGGTATTGTACGATGTCATTATTAAGAATGGTGGTAAAGTAGTTGGATTTGTTTCTGATAAAGAATATTCTCATGAAGAAACTACTTCTGTTATTGATGGAAACTTCGTAGGTTTACCTATCGATGAAATAAATCAAGGAAGTAAAACTCCTCAAAGAATTATTTCTTGGTTAGAAGTAGTCAAAAAAGAAATGAAATAG
- a CDS encoding RNA polymerase sigma factor, with the protein MEEKNNKSYYFIKELLQLDLVKALELYDDQGVKVSTHTYDVLNLSIEEILKQYKTLENASKKLDFFAITVGVIIHDVSKASIREQEENLSHSQMMIKNPDYILKEVEEVLREVEEKTGLFLKKTIKKRISHIVISHHGRWGKIQPSTKEACIVYKGDMYSAKYHRINPIGADSILAYIEKGYSLEEICQKLNCTPGVVKDRLKRSRNELKLSTIGQLIHYYQKNKKVPLGDEFFVLRVEETKKLKQLVDKQGFQELILENPLIPYFEDEAIFKEKK; encoded by the coding sequence GGATCTAGTCAAGGCATTAGAGTTATATGATGATCAGGGAGTTAAAGTTTCGACTCATACTTATGATGTTTTAAATCTATCGATAGAAGAAATTTTAAAGCAGTATAAAACTCTAGAAAATGCTAGTAAAAAGCTAGATTTTTTTGCCATTACAGTGGGAGTTATTATTCATGATGTGAGTAAAGCTAGTATTCGGGAGCAAGAGGAAAATTTATCTCATTCTCAAATGATGATAAAAAACCCAGATTATATTTTGAAAGAAGTGGAGGAAGTTTTAAGAGAAGTCGAGGAAAAAACAGGCTTATTCTTAAAGAAAACCATTAAGAAACGAATTAGCCATATTGTAATTTCTCATCACGGTAGATGGGGAAAAATTCAGCCATCTACTAAGGAAGCATGTATTGTCTATAAGGGAGATATGTACTCTGCAAAGTATCATAGAATCAATCCGATTGGAGCAGATAGTATTTTAGCTTATATTGAGAAGGGATATAGTTTGGAAGAAATTTGCCAAAAGTTAAACTGTACACCTGGGGTTGTAAAAGATAGATTGAAACGTTCTAGAAATGAATTAAAACTCTCCACTATTGGGCAATTGATTCATTATTATCAAAAGAATAAAAAAGTACCTTTGGGAGATGAATTTTTTGTTCTTCGAGTGGAGGAAACTAAAAAATTAAAACAATTAGTAGATAAACAAGGATTTCAAGAATTGATATTAGAAAATCCGTTAATTCCTTATTTTGAGGATGAAGCTATTTTTAAGGAAAAAAAATAG
- a CDS encoding TlyA family RNA methyltransferase has translation MKERLDQILWKYGYVDSIEKAKRLIMLGAVIVNEQRIDKAGTLFKYSEEMNIRVKGQENPYVSRGGFKLKKAIDHFACSFQGKRVLDIGASTGGFTDCSLQEGAAYVYALDVGTNQLAWKLRKDPKVKSIEQCHVKDLNWDILDQESVDYIVMDVSFISVCGIFRYLYPFLEENGKLLLLIKPQFEVEKHFLEKGIVYERKAHQEVLERVIEIAKENGFFLQNIEISPILGGKGNVEYISCFSKQQTSAVLELESILEKAKEMGGLK, from the coding sequence ATGAAGGAAAGATTAGATCAAATTTTATGGAAATATGGATATGTAGATAGTATTGAGAAAGCAAAAAGACTCATTATGTTAGGAGCTGTTATTGTCAATGAACAGAGAATAGACAAAGCAGGAACTTTATTCAAATATAGTGAAGAAATGAATATTCGAGTTAAGGGACAAGAAAATCCTTATGTCAGTCGTGGAGGATTTAAGCTAAAAAAAGCGATTGATCATTTTGCTTGTTCTTTTCAAGGAAAAAGAGTTTTGGATATTGGTGCTTCCACAGGAGGATTTACAGATTGTTCATTACAGGAAGGGGCAGCTTATGTTTATGCTTTGGATGTAGGAACAAACCAATTGGCTTGGAAACTAAGAAAAGACCCAAAAGTAAAATCCATTGAGCAATGTCATGTGAAAGACTTGAATTGGGATATCCTAGATCAGGAATCTGTTGATTATATAGTCATGGATGTTTCTTTCATTTCTGTTTGTGGAATTTTTCGTTACCTTTATCCTTTTTTAGAAGAAAATGGAAAATTATTACTACTTATCAAGCCACAGTTTGAAGTGGAAAAGCATTTTTTAGAAAAAGGGATTGTTTATGAAAGAAAGGCTCACCAAGAGGTATTAGAAAGAGTCATAGAAATAGCGAAGGAAAATGGATTTTTTCTTCAAAATATAGAAATATCCCCTATTTTAGGTGGAAAAGGAAATGTGGAATATATTTCATGCTTCTCGAAACAACAGACATCTGCTGTTTTGGAATTAGAATCAATATTAGAAAAGGCAAAGGAAATGGGAGGTCTAAAATGA
- the der gene encoding ribosome biogenesis GTPase Der — translation MKPIVAIVGRPNVGKSTLFNNLIGDRVAIVDDMPGVTRDRLYRETEWNGAEFVVVDTGGLEPANNEFMMTKIKEQAEVAMNEADVILFVVDGKAGLNPLDEEVAYILRKKQKPVVLCVNKIDNYLQQQDDVYDFWGLGFEYLVPISGAHKVNLGDMLDMVVDIIGKLEFPEEEEDILKLAVIGKPNAGKSSLVNRLSGEERTIVSDIAGTTRDAIDTLIEYKENRYMIIDTAGIRRKSKVEESLEYYSVLRAIKTIKRADVCLLMLDAQEGLTEQDKRIAGIAAEERKPIVIVMNKWDLVKNKDMKKYKEELYAELPFLSYAPIEFVSALTGQRTTKLLEIADTIYEEYTKRISTGLLNTVLKDAILMNNPPTRKGRLIKINYGTQVSVAPPKFVLFCNYPELIHFSYARYIENKFRESFGFEGSPILISFEKKSKEE, via the coding sequence ATGAAACCTATCGTAGCGATTGTAGGAAGACCCAATGTTGGGAAGTCTACTTTATTTAACAATTTAATTGGAGATCGTGTGGCAATTGTAGACGACATGCCGGGAGTAACGAGAGATAGATTATATCGAGAAACAGAATGGAATGGAGCAGAATTTGTTGTGGTAGATACAGGAGGCTTAGAACCTGCGAACAATGAATTTATGATGACCAAAATTAAAGAACAAGCAGAAGTGGCTATGAATGAAGCGGATGTTATTTTATTTGTTGTGGATGGAAAAGCAGGATTAAATCCTCTGGATGAGGAAGTAGCTTATATTTTAAGAAAAAAACAAAAACCTGTTGTTCTATGTGTAAATAAGATTGATAATTATCTACAACAACAAGATGATGTTTATGATTTTTGGGGATTGGGATTTGAATATTTAGTCCCTATTTCAGGAGCTCATAAAGTAAATTTAGGAGATATGTTGGATATGGTAGTAGATATCATAGGAAAACTAGAATTTCCTGAAGAAGAGGAAGATATTTTAAAATTAGCTGTGATTGGAAAACCGAATGCCGGAAAATCTTCTTTGGTGAACCGATTGTCCGGAGAAGAAAGAACGATTGTCAGTGATATTGCCGGAACGACTCGAGATGCGATTGATACTTTAATTGAGTATAAAGAAAATCGATATATGATTATCGATACTGCAGGAATTCGAAGAAAGTCAAAAGTGGAAGAAAGTTTGGAATACTATTCTGTGTTACGAGCGATTAAGACCATTAAAAGAGCCGATGTTTGTCTTTTGATGTTAGATGCTCAAGAAGGTTTGACAGAACAAGACAAGAGAATTGCCGGAATTGCAGCAGAAGAACGAAAGCCTATTGTTATTGTTATGAATAAGTGGGATTTGGTAAAAAATAAAGATATGAAAAAATATAAGGAAGAATTATATGCAGAATTACCATTCCTTTCTTATGCACCGATTGAATTTGTTTCTGCCTTAACAGGGCAAAGAACAACAAAATTATTAGAGATTGCAGATACGATCTATGAAGAATATACAAAGAGAATTTCCACCGGACTTCTAAATACTGTATTAAAGGATGCTATTTTAATGAACAATCCACCTACAAGAAAAGGAAGACTCATTAAAATTAACTATGGAACCCAAGTATCTGTGGCACCGCCAAAATTTGTACTATTCTGTAATTATCCGGAACTAATTCATTTTTCCTATGCAAGATATATTGAAAATAAGTTTAGAGAATCTTTTGGTTTCGAAGGATCTCCTATTTTAATCAGTTTTGAAAAAAAGAGTAAAGAAGAATAA
- a CDS encoding tRNA threonylcarbamoyladenosine dehydratase encodes MIFKRTELLIGKDKLEMLQNSHILLFGLGGVGGQAFEALVRTGIGEISIVDFDTVDITNCNRQILATQNTIGKYKTEVAIERALSINPTIKIHSYTERVSKDNVLSFFQNRQYDYIIDAIDTITAKLDIIQYAWEHQIPVISSMGTARKWNPSLLEITDIKKTSVCPLARVMRRELKKRGVNRCKVVYSKEEAKCLQEDTLGSIAFVPPVAGLLLVGEVVKDLCNL; translated from the coding sequence ATGATTTTTAAAAGAACAGAACTGTTAATTGGAAAAGATAAGTTGGAAATGTTACAAAACTCTCATATTTTACTCTTTGGCTTGGGAGGTGTCGGTGGACAGGCTTTTGAAGCCTTAGTAAGAACAGGAATTGGAGAAATCTCTATTGTAGATTTTGATACTGTGGATATTACAAATTGTAATCGTCAAATTTTGGCAACTCAGAATACCATAGGAAAATACAAAACCGAAGTTGCCATAGAAAGAGCTCTCTCTATCAATCCTACTATTAAAATTCATTCCTACACAGAAAGAGTAAGTAAAGACAATGTACTGTCTTTCTTTCAGAATAGACAGTATGATTATATTATCGATGCCATTGATACAATAACAGCAAAATTGGATATTATTCAGTATGCTTGGGAACACCAAATTCCTGTCATCTCTTCTATGGGAACAGCAAGAAAATGGAACCCTAGTTTACTAGAAATAACAGATATTAAGAAAACTTCAGTTTGTCCTTTAGCAAGAGTCATGAGAAGAGAACTGAAAAAAAGAGGTGTCAATCGTTGTAAAGTGGTGTATTCTAAAGAAGAAGCAAAATGTTTACAAGAAGATACTTTAGGTAGCATTGCCTTCGTACCACCGGTAGCAGGTTTATTATTAGTAGGAGAAGTTGTAAAAGACCTTTGTAATTTATAA
- a CDS encoding NAD+ synthase: MKSLEEKLVKFIQEQVKNAGFKKVILGLSGGIDSALVAYLAVKALGKENVIAIKMPYKTSSQESIDHANLVLQDLDLQEKTVEITPMVDAYFENQTSASSLRRGNYMARTRMTVLFDQSALENALVIGTSNKTEILLGYGTLFGDMACSFNPIGDIYKKDVWSLSRYMGVPKEIIEKQPSADLWAGQTDEQELGLSYKEADEILERLVDKKQSLEEIVAAGYEEGIVNKVIQKVKSSAYKRKLNPIAKVGEVLGRDFSF, translated from the coding sequence ATGAAATCTTTAGAAGAAAAATTAGTCAAATTTATTCAAGAGCAAGTAAAAAATGCAGGATTTAAAAAAGTAATTTTAGGTTTATCAGGAGGAATTGATTCTGCTCTTGTTGCTTATTTAGCAGTGAAAGCTTTAGGAAAAGAAAATGTGATAGCTATTAAAATGCCATACAAAACTTCTAGTCAAGAGAGTATTGATCATGCGAATTTAGTGTTACAAGATTTGGATTTACAAGAGAAAACTGTTGAAATCACTCCCATGGTAGATGCTTATTTTGAAAATCAGACATCTGCTTCTTCTTTACGAAGAGGAAATTATATGGCAAGAACAAGAATGACAGTATTGTTTGATCAGTCTGCCTTAGAAAATGCTCTTGTGATTGGAACTTCAAATAAAACTGAAATTTTATTAGGATATGGAACTCTCTTTGGAGATATGGCCTGTTCTTTTAACCCAATTGGAGATATTTATAAAAAAGATGTTTGGTCACTATCCAGATATATGGGAGTCCCAAAAGAAATTATAGAAAAACAACCGAGTGCTGATTTGTGGGCAGGACAAACAGATGAACAAGAATTAGGACTAAGTTACAAAGAAGCAGATGAGATCTTGGAAAGATTGGTAGATAAAAAACAATCGTTAGAAGAAATTGTAGCAGCAGGTTATGAAGAAGGAATTGTAAATAAAGTCATTCAAAAAGTAAAATCAAGTGCTTATAAAAGAAAATTAAATCCAATCGCAAAAGTTGGAGAAGTATTAGGCAGAGATTTTTCATTCTAG
- the ylqF gene encoding ribosome biogenesis GTPase YlqF has translation MSMTEINWYPGHMKKTKDLIKENMPLIDVVLEIVDARIPISSKNPDIPVFAKNKKRIVVLNKSDLMEKSELSKWKEYFLKVEKADAVVEISAETGYNVKQLYACIDKVSKEKKDKLYAKGLKKVNIRIIVLGIPNVGKSRLINRIVGKNSAGVGNKPGFTKGKQWVKLKDGLELLDTPGILWPKFENREVGFHLAMTGAIKDEILPLEEVACAFLSKMISLGKWNILQQRYKLLEEDYNEITGYILEKIALRMAMLNKGGELNVKQAAYTLLRDYRSGKLGKFGVDILENSIGEEE, from the coding sequence ATGTCGATGACAGAGATTAACTGGTATCCAGGCCATATGAAAAAAACGAAGGACTTAATTAAAGAAAATATGCCTTTAATTGATGTTGTTTTAGAAATTGTAGATGCAAGAATTCCTATTTCTAGCAAAAATCCAGATATTCCCGTATTTGCTAAAAATAAAAAAAGAATCGTAGTATTGAATAAATCGGATTTGATGGAAAAATCAGAACTTTCTAAGTGGAAAGAATACTTTTTAAAAGTAGAAAAGGCGGATGCTGTTGTAGAAATTAGTGCAGAAACAGGATATAATGTGAAACAGTTATATGCTTGTATTGATAAAGTTTCGAAAGAGAAAAAAGACAAATTATACGCAAAAGGATTGAAGAAAGTTAACATTCGTATTATTGTATTAGGAATTCCGAATGTTGGAAAATCAAGACTTATTAATAGAATTGTGGGGAAAAATAGTGCAGGAGTAGGAAATAAACCTGGTTTTACGAAGGGGAAACAATGGGTAAAATTAAAAGATGGACTAGAACTATTGGATACTCCTGGGATTTTATGGCCAAAGTTTGAAAATCGAGAGGTAGGTTTTCATCTCGCAATGACGGGAGCAATCAAGGATGAAATTTTACCTTTAGAGGAAGTTGCTTGTGCTTTTCTTTCTAAAATGATTTCTTTAGGAAAATGGAATATCTTGCAGCAGAGATATAAATTACTGGAAGAAGATTATAATGAGATTACCGGTTATATTTTAGAAAAAATAGCTCTTCGTATGGCAATGTTAAATAAGGGTGGAGAGTTAAATGTGAAACAGGCAGCTTACACCTTGTTAAGAGATTATCGTAGTGGTAAATTAGGAAAATTTGGAGTAGACATCTTAGAAAATAGTATAGGAGAGGAAGAATGA
- the deoD gene encoding purine-nucleoside phosphorylase: MSVHIAAKLGEIAEIVLLPGDPLRAKWIAENFLENPICYSTVRGMYGYTGEYQGKRISIQGTGMGIPSISIYVNELIQEYGVKTLVRIGSAGSYQEDVKIRDIVLAMSTCTDSSLNANRFPNANFAPTSDASLFLKAYQLAKEKKLSVHAGSILTSDEFYNDDPDTWKHWAKFGILCVEMETAALYTLAAKFKVKALSILTISDSLVTKEATSSEERQTSFSTMVDLALGVVVNI, from the coding sequence ATGAGTGTACATATTGCAGCAAAACTTGGAGAAATTGCCGAAATAGTTCTATTACCCGGAGACCCTTTACGAGCAAAGTGGATTGCAGAAAATTTTTTAGAAAATCCAATTTGTTATAGCACAGTAAGAGGAATGTATGGATACACAGGAGAATATCAAGGGAAAAGAATTTCTATCCAAGGTACCGGAATGGGAATTCCTTCTATTTCTATTTATGTCAATGAATTGATACAAGAGTATGGAGTAAAAACCTTAGTTCGGATTGGAAGTGCAGGGTCTTATCAAGAAGATGTAAAAATTAGAGATATTGTACTAGCAATGTCGACTTGTACAGATTCTTCTTTAAATGCAAACCGTTTTCCAAATGCAAATTTTGCACCAACATCAGATGCTTCTTTATTTTTAAAAGCATATCAACTTGCGAAAGAAAAAAAATTATCAGTTCATGCAGGTTCGATTTTAACAAGTGACGAATTTTACAATGATGATCCCGATACCTGGAAACATTGGGCAAAATTTGGAATTTTGTGTGTAGAAATGGAAACAGCGGCTCTATACACCTTGGCAGCAAAATTTAAAGTAAAGGCTTTAAGTATTTTAACAATATCAGATTCTTTAGTCACGAAGGAGGCAACTTCTTCTGAAGAAAGACAAACTAGTTTTTCTACGATGGTAGACTTAGCTTTAGGAGTGGTAGTAAATATATGA